Proteins from one candidate division KSB1 bacterium genomic window:
- a CDS encoding SRPBCC domain-containing protein has translation MFCRALLGMLWAAGFALAEVNPFVCKGFTITQEVEYSTTPDTLFDLMTGEISPWWDHHFSDRPVRFFIEPRPGGGFYEDFDDSGNGVKHATVISAERGKLLRMEGPLGLSGKAVVCVWTWEYEPTPQGTKLKFTGNLTGQIEENFEQIIAQVWHHFLVEQLQPYIVGGTWRKK, from the coding sequence ATGTTCTGCCGGGCGCTGCTGGGAATGCTGTGGGCAGCCGGATTCGCCCTTGCCGAGGTGAATCCCTTTGTCTGCAAAGGCTTTACAATCACACAGGAGGTCGAATATTCCACCACTCCGGACACGCTGTTCGACCTGATGACCGGGGAGATCAGCCCGTGGTGGGATCACCATTTCTCCGACCGGCCGGTCCGGTTCTTCATCGAACCCAGGCCGGGCGGTGGGTTCTATGAGGACTTTGACGACAGTGGAAACGGTGTCAAGCATGCGACGGTCATCTCTGCCGAGCGGGGCAAACTGCTGCGCATGGAGGGGCCGCTTGGACTATCGGGCAAGGCGGTGGTCTGTGTCTGGACTTGGGAGTACGAACCGACTCCCCAGGGAACGAAACTGAAATTCACGGGCAACCTCACGGGCCAGATTGAAGAGAACTTCGAGCAGATCATCGCGCAGGTCTGGCATCATTTTCTGGTTGAGCAGTTGCAACCCTACATCGTCGGTGGCACCTGGCGAAAAAAGTAG
- a CDS encoding T9SS type A sorting domain-containing protein, which translates to MKKAISLFAVLALMCASWALADEVAVRVPLGTVSHAGLSNPTSRAGSCTVGLLDLNNPDPTFEINRFGADIGEVYKIYLDPATDQLGTNVCTPPYYPYHISSVDVFFVINGVDSTQNIGRTFTFTVDVECPADGPSPNVTRSCKGPGAAVASAVGSYTITSADWNGSQIIAVNVPIDACVSDAFFVGVTLDSWDGEALSYPGVLFQVNPLFPNQYCRVWAKWDLGRGPCFFVGNVDVGCGAGCNIGPWGIYANGESEAACTPAVCIPCPNNLVGEAADDPIHVNGTPWTADINLCNYCSDYDFSLDNELFGVWAASFTGPGGDVVLQIDPIPGIPANLTITIVPMCSPTMTQFRLRWWLKDVYGTYASAGIAPFGFPGYGASVTISSAQVGLFDAANGPIQLFIDTRNCCCPIRVTVTGDQILPVEITSFNATAGNGEVTLNWSTASETHIDRYDVVRNDGEVVGSVESLGDNAAGHTYSFVDRGLENGRTYNYQLQAYNLDGAVVTQTEVVNATPHSGLVANEYALAQNFPNPFNPSTQISYSLKETGLVTLKVFAIDGREVATLVNRSQESGVYTVDFDGNSLASGVYMYTLDVNGFSASHKMVLMK; encoded by the coding sequence ATGAAGAAAGCGATTAGTTTGTTTGCGGTGCTGGCCCTGATGTGTGCGTCCTGGGCTCTGGCAGATGAAGTGGCGGTCCGTGTGCCGCTCGGAACGGTCAGCCATGCCGGCCTGTCGAACCCGACCAGCCGCGCCGGTTCCTGTACGGTGGGCTTGCTGGACCTGAACAATCCGGACCCCACGTTTGAGATCAACCGCTTTGGCGCCGACATCGGCGAAGTGTACAAGATCTATCTGGATCCCGCCACGGATCAGCTCGGCACCAACGTCTGTACGCCGCCGTACTATCCGTATCACATCTCTTCCGTAGATGTGTTCTTCGTGATCAACGGCGTGGATTCGACCCAGAATATCGGCCGGACGTTTACGTTCACGGTCGATGTCGAGTGCCCGGCTGATGGCCCGAGCCCGAACGTCACCCGCTCCTGCAAGGGACCCGGCGCGGCCGTGGCCAGTGCCGTCGGTTCGTACACGATTACGTCCGCCGATTGGAACGGCAGCCAGATTATTGCCGTCAATGTGCCGATCGACGCGTGCGTGAGCGATGCCTTCTTTGTGGGCGTGACGCTCGACTCGTGGGACGGCGAAGCCCTGAGCTATCCGGGCGTCCTGTTCCAGGTTAACCCGCTGTTCCCGAACCAGTATTGCCGTGTGTGGGCCAAGTGGGACCTCGGTCGCGGCCCGTGTTTCTTTGTCGGCAATGTTGACGTCGGTTGCGGCGCCGGTTGCAACATCGGACCGTGGGGCATCTATGCCAACGGCGAGTCCGAAGCGGCTTGCACCCCGGCTGTCTGCATCCCCTGCCCGAACAACCTCGTCGGCGAAGCCGCGGATGACCCGATCCATGTGAACGGCACGCCGTGGACGGCTGACATCAATCTCTGCAACTACTGCAGCGATTATGACTTCTCGCTCGACAACGAACTGTTCGGCGTCTGGGCCGCTTCGTTCACTGGCCCCGGCGGCGACGTTGTCCTCCAGATCGACCCGATTCCGGGGATCCCGGCTAACCTGACGATTACGATCGTCCCGATGTGCTCGCCGACCATGACGCAGTTCCGTCTCCGGTGGTGGTTGAAGGATGTCTATGGCACGTACGCCAGTGCGGGTATCGCTCCGTTTGGGTTCCCCGGCTATGGCGCGTCGGTTACGATCTCGTCGGCGCAGGTTGGCCTGTTTGATGCCGCCAACGGCCCGATCCAGCTCTTCATCGACACCCGTAACTGCTGCTGCCCGATTCGCGTGACCGTCACGGGCGATCAGATCCTCCCGGTCGAGATCACCTCCTTTAACGCCACCGCCGGCAACGGCGAAGTGACGCTCAACTGGAGCACCGCTTCCGAGACCCACATTGATCGCTATGATGTCGTGCGCAATGACGGCGAAGTCGTCGGCTCCGTCGAGAGCCTCGGCGACAATGCCGCCGGCCACACCTACTCGTTCGTGGATCGCGGCCTTGAGAATGGTCGGACCTACAACTACCAGCTCCAGGCTTACAACCTCGACGGCGCCGTTGTGACGCAGACCGAAGTCGTGAATGCCACCCCGCATTCCGGCCTGGTCGCCAACGAGTATGCGCTGGCGCAGAACTTCCCGAACCCCTTCAACCCGTCCACCCAGATCAGCTACTCCTTGAAGGAGACCGGTCTCGTGACGCTGAAGGTCTTCGCCATCGACGGTCGTGAAGTGGCGACCCTCGTGAACCGCTCGCAGGAGAGCGGCGTCTATACCGTGGACTTCGACGGCAACAGCCTGGCCAGCGGCGTCTATATGTACACGCTGGATGTCAACGGCTTCAGCGCCAGCCACAAAATGGTGCTGATGAAGTAA